Sequence from the bacterium genome:
GCTCCGGAATCCAGGGCTCGAGCAGCGGCTGGCGCAGCGACCGAGCCGGCGCCTCGAGGTCGGCGGTCTCGAGATGGTGGGCCACGACCACGGCAAGCAGCGCGTCCCACTCGGCAGACCCGATGCTGCCTGGCCTGGCCTCCCAAGCATCTAGCAGGACCTGGTCGTTCTCCTCGATAGCCGCGGCGAGGTGGTCGCGACCCTGGAGCAGCATCCGCCAAAGCCACTCAATCTCGCCGGCACGGAAGTGCTCCCGCATCGCGGCCGCGGTCACCGGTGCCGACATCACTCCCCGAGCCGCTGCCTCACCAAGGGCGCGACCGAGCCGACGCGCGCGGACAAGGAACTGCGCGGACGGCTGCGTGGCGCCGGTGAGATACGACGAGAGGCGAGGCGCAGAGGTACGGAGCGCCCGCGCGAACGCGGCCTGGGACAGCCCACTGGCAGTCACGGCCTCGCGAAGGAGGGTCGTGACCTCGACGCTGTCTCGATCGAGGGGGTGCGGCATACCACCATCTTGGCATTACCTGATGCGATAACGCTGCCTGAGCGTGATCGGTGGCTACG
This genomic interval carries:
- a CDS encoding XRE family transcriptional regulator, producing MPHPLDRDSVEVTTLLREAVTASGLSQAAFARALRTSAPRLSSYLTGATQPSAQFLVRARRLGRALGEAAARGVMSAPVTAAAMREHFRAGEIEWLWRMLLQGRDHLAAAIEENDQVLLDAWEARPGSIGSAEWDALLAVVVAHHLETADLEAPARSLRQPLLEPWIPEHPFLTPDRVRAQTPDWLSRQNIYVPDRDLVTA